The Methanoculleus marisnigri JR1 genome window below encodes:
- a CDS encoding thiolase domain-containing protein, producing the protein MRDVAVIGVGCTEFGEHWGTSFRDLFVKAGALALEDAGVTGERLDALYVGNMSAGRFVEQEHIGALIADYAGLATNNTPSTRVEAACASGGLAFRQAVIAVASGMEDVVVAAGVEKMTDVGTGASVDMLASAADREWEGFAGATFPGLYAMIANDYMHRYPLTREQLALVAVKNHENGAKNPIAQFRNRITVDTVLNSSLVADPLRLFDCSPITDGAAAVVVVPLERAREFTDSPVRVLASAQASDTIALHDRRDISTLDASVAAGKRAFTQAGLTHKDIDMLEVHDCFTIAEICAIEDLGFCKKGEAGRLTADGATALGGEIPVNTSGGLKACGHPVGATGIKQIYEIVSQLRGEAGGRQVDAEIGMAHNVGGTGATVVVHILGA; encoded by the coding sequence ATGAGAGACGTAGCAGTAATCGGAGTCGGGTGCACGGAGTTCGGGGAGCACTGGGGAACCTCGTTCCGCGACCTCTTCGTCAAGGCCGGGGCGCTGGCGCTCGAGGATGCCGGTGTCACCGGCGAGAGGCTCGACGCTCTCTATGTCGGGAACATGAGTGCCGGACGGTTCGTCGAGCAGGAGCACATCGGTGCCCTGATCGCGGATTACGCCGGTCTTGCGACGAACAACACTCCCTCGACCCGTGTGGAGGCGGCCTGCGCCTCCGGCGGGCTTGCCTTCCGGCAGGCGGTGATCGCGGTCGCGAGCGGCATGGAAGATGTCGTCGTCGCGGCGGGCGTCGAGAAGATGACCGACGTCGGGACCGGGGCGAGCGTGGACATGCTCGCGAGCGCCGCGGACCGCGAGTGGGAAGGGTTCGCCGGGGCGACCTTCCCCGGGCTGTATGCGATGATTGCAAACGACTACATGCACCGCTATCCCCTCACCCGGGAGCAGCTTGCACTGGTCGCGGTGAAGAACCACGAGAACGGCGCGAAGAACCCGATCGCACAGTTCCGGAACCGAATCACGGTCGATACTGTTCTAAATTCGTCGCTCGTGGCCGACCCGCTGCGGCTCTTCGACTGCTCGCCGATCACCGACGGTGCGGCGGCGGTCGTGGTGGTGCCGCTCGAGCGTGCCCGCGAGTTCACCGATTCGCCGGTCAGGGTGCTTGCAAGCGCCCAGGCGAGCGACACCATCGCGCTCCACGACCGGCGGGACATCTCCACCCTGGACGCCTCGGTCGCCGCAGGCAAACGGGCGTTCACCCAGGCGGGCCTCACCCACAAGGACATCGACATGCTTGAGGTCCACGACTGCTTCACGATCGCGGAGATCTGCGCGATCGAGGACCTCGGGTTCTGCAAGAAGGGCGAGGCAGGGAGACTCACCGCGGACGGGGCGACGGCCCTCGGCGGGGAGATCCCCGTGAACACGAGCGGCGGCCTGAAGGCCTGCGGCCACCCGGTCGGTGCGACCGGGATCAAACAGATCTACGAGATCGTCAGCCAGCTCCGCGGCGAGGCCGGGGGCCGGCAGGTGGACGCGGAGATCGGTATGGCGCATAACGTCGGCGGCACCGGTGCGACGGTCGTCGTGCACATCCTGGGGGCCTGA
- a CDS encoding Zn-ribbon domain-containing OB-fold protein: protein MSVSRFWRKIPQRYNLVGTKCTTCGQHFFPPRSLCPDCRRSGNIVDHKFTGEGSVVTYTVIRSASDQFENTTPYVLAVVELDEGPRLTTQIACPIEDIKIGMRVKSVFRRIAADGESGTIHYGTKFVPAE, encoded by the coding sequence ATGTCGGTTTCACGGTTCTGGAGAAAGATCCCGCAGCGCTACAACCTCGTCGGGACGAAGTGCACGACCTGCGGGCAGCACTTCTTCCCGCCCCGGTCGCTCTGCCCCGACTGCCGGCGGAGCGGCAACATCGTCGACCACAAGTTCACCGGCGAAGGATCGGTCGTCACCTACACGGTGATCCGGTCGGCAAGCGACCAGTTCGAGAACACCACTCCCTACGTCCTCGCGGTTGTCGAACTCGACGAGGGGCCGAGGCTCACCACCCAGATCGCATGTCCCATCGAGGATATTAAGATCGGGATGCGGGTCAAAAGCGTCTTCCGCCGGATAGCGGCGGACGGCGAGAGCGGCACCATCCACTACGGCACGAAGTTCGTGCCGGCGGAATAA
- a CDS encoding class I SAM-dependent methyltransferase has protein sequence MGKEQWCLAVPRREAEERRRRLLEEGLLDRRFRPRPEGDVILFPVTEEVPGAVRCEFEAVPERLDLPRHELVGGIAIMQENDPGGAERLLASRPSLETVLFPETAVEGEYRTRRFSVLAGVPTTRTRVTEYGHSFDVDLSLAYFSARLSTERQRILGAMAGGERVLDMFAGVGPFAITLAGKAGIVVAADLNPAAVHLLIENIALNRAGNVIPVLADAAHLPRLGFPPFDRVVMNLPLAAPEFLPAAAALCRDGGTIHLYALQEQEGEYLPLIREVTRGEVAERQVRSYSPGRWHAVYDIVVEK, from the coding sequence GTGGGGAAGGAACAGTGGTGCCTTGCGGTGCCGAGACGAGAGGCTGAAGAGAGGCGGCGCCGGCTGCTCGAGGAGGGGCTCCTCGACCGGCGGTTCCGCCCGCGTCCGGAGGGTGACGTGATCCTCTTCCCGGTGACGGAGGAAGTTCCGGGCGCCGTCCGGTGCGAGTTCGAGGCCGTGCCGGAACGCCTCGACCTCCCCCGCCACGAGCTCGTGGGCGGGATTGCCATCATGCAGGAGAACGATCCCGGGGGCGCGGAGCGGCTGCTCGCCTCCCGCCCGTCGCTTGAGACGGTGCTCTTCCCCGAGACCGCGGTCGAGGGGGAGTACCGCACCCGCCGGTTCTCTGTCCTTGCGGGAGTTCCCACCACCCGCACCCGGGTGACGGAGTACGGTCACTCCTTCGACGTCGATCTCTCCCTCGCCTACTTCTCCGCCCGGCTCTCGACCGAGCGGCAGCGGATTCTCGGGGCGATGGCGGGGGGAGAGCGGGTGCTCGATATGTTCGCCGGCGTCGGGCCGTTTGCGATCACCCTCGCCGGGAAGGCGGGAATCGTCGTCGCCGCGGACCTCAACCCCGCCGCGGTCCACCTCCTGATCGAGAACATCGCGCTCAACCGCGCCGGAAACGTCATCCCGGTGCTCGCCGACGCCGCCCACCTCCCCCGGCTCGGCTTTCCCCCGTTCGACCGGGTCGTCATGAACCTCCCCCTCGCCGCGCCGGAGTTCCTCCCGGCGGCGGCCGCCCTCTGCCGGGACGGCGGGACGATCCACCTCTACGCGCTCCAGGAGCAGGAGGGCGAATACCTCCCCCTGATCAGGGAGGTTACCCGTGGGGAGGTCGCCGAGCGGCAGGTCAGGTCGTATTCGCCGGGGAGGTGGCACGCGGTGTATGATATCGTGGTGGAGAAGTAA
- the hmgA gene encoding hydroxymethylglutaryl-CoA reductase (NADPH) has translation MDEYIERLKDGSLKLYALEKELPPEEAVRVRRAFVEGETGAALPKVGSFSIGLDRVVKRNIENMIGTVQVPLGVAGPLRVKGEYADGSYYLPLATTEGALVASVNRGCSLVTRAGGADVRIMRDGMTRAPVFAARDVVHAREVAAWVESHAAEVREVAESTTKHGEFREAVTYVAGTSVFVRLEFDTKDAMGMNMVTIAGQKVGELIERETGARLVATSGNMCTDKKPAAINLVRGRGKTVVAGVRLTDAAIVDLLKTDAETLIEVNYRKNLVGSARAASFGFNAHAANVVAAMFIACGQDPAHVVEGSTAITTVDRVDGGVYVSVTLPSLPVGTVGGGTGVDTQHECLAMLGVAGGGDPPGTHAKAFAEIVAAGVLAGELSLLGALAAQHLARAHQEHGRG, from the coding sequence ATGGATGAGTATATCGAGAGGCTGAAAGACGGGTCTCTCAAACTCTACGCGCTCGAGAAGGAGCTCCCCCCCGAGGAGGCCGTCCGGGTGCGCCGGGCATTCGTCGAGGGCGAGACCGGCGCCGCCCTCCCGAAGGTCGGGTCGTTTTCCATCGGGCTTGACCGGGTCGTGAAGCGCAACATCGAGAACATGATCGGCACGGTGCAGGTGCCGCTCGGTGTCGCGGGACCGCTCCGGGTGAAGGGCGAGTACGCCGACGGGTCCTACTACCTCCCGCTCGCGACAACCGAAGGGGCGCTCGTCGCCTCGGTGAACCGCGGCTGCTCGCTCGTCACCCGGGCCGGGGGCGCGGACGTGCGGATCATGCGGGACGGGATGACCCGGGCGCCGGTCTTCGCCGCCCGGGACGTCGTCCACGCCCGCGAGGTGGCGGCCTGGGTGGAGAGCCACGCCGCGGAAGTCCGCGAGGTCGCAGAGAGCACCACGAAACACGGCGAGTTCCGTGAAGCCGTCACCTACGTTGCCGGGACAAGCGTCTTCGTCCGGCTCGAGTTCGACACCAAGGACGCCATGGGCATGAACATGGTGACGATCGCGGGTCAGAAGGTCGGCGAACTCATCGAGCGGGAGACCGGAGCCCGCCTCGTCGCCACGTCCGGGAACATGTGCACCGACAAGAAGCCGGCGGCGATCAACCTGGTCCGGGGTCGGGGGAAGACCGTGGTCGCGGGCGTGCGGCTCACCGACGCGGCGATCGTGGATCTCCTGAAGACCGACGCGGAGACGCTCATCGAGGTCAACTACAGGAAGAACCTTGTGGGCTCGGCCCGGGCGGCCTCGTTCGGGTTCAACGCCCACGCGGCAAACGTCGTCGCCGCAATGTTCATCGCCTGCGGGCAGGATCCCGCCCACGTCGTAGAAGGGAGCACCGCGATCACCACCGTCGACCGGGTGGACGGCGGGGTCTACGTCTCGGTCACCCTCCCGTCTCTCCCGGTCGGGACGGTCGGCGGCGGCACGGGGGTCGACACCCAGCACGAGTGCCTCGCGATGCTCGGGGTCGCCGGGGGCGGCGACCCGCCGGGAACCCACGCAAAGGCGTTTGCCGAGATCGTCGCCGCCGGGGTGCTCGCCGGCGAACTCTCCCTCCTCGGCGCCCTCGCAGCCCAGCACTTGGCCCGTGCCCACCAGGAGCATGGGCGGGGGTGA
- a CDS encoding nucleotidyltransferase family protein, producing MNPGADIYTLLIQKRDEILSLAHRRGARNVRVFGSVARNEAREDSDIDLLIDLDPDRSLLDVGGLAMDLSLLLGRSVDVVTEAGLRERIRSRVLQEARPL from the coding sequence ATGAATCCGGGAGCAGATATCTATACCCTTCTCATCCAGAAGCGGGATGAGATCCTATCTCTCGCGCACCGGAGGGGAGCCAGAAACGTGCGGGTGTTCGGATCCGTGGCACGAAACGAAGCCCGGGAAGACAGCGATATCGACCTCCTGATCGATCTCGATCCCGACCGGAGTCTCCTTGACGTGGGCGGTCTTGCGATGGATCTCTCGCTCCTGCTTGGTCGTTCGGTTGATGTTGTGACCGAAGCGGGACTTCGGGAGCGTATTCGATCAAGGGTTTTACAGGAAGCGCGGCCTTTATGA
- a CDS encoding HepT-like ribonuclease domain-containing protein, which produces MRDDRERLLDVIEAIERIERVSARGREYFYNDEMAQVWVIHHLQIIGEAVRGISSEFRTENPGIPWTDIIGMRNVLIHHYFGIDRDAVWNVIEHDLLELKSQILSRVGE; this is translated from the coding sequence ATGAGAGACGATCGTGAACGGCTGCTGGATGTTATCGAAGCCATCGAACGAATTGAAAGAGTATCGGCCCGAGGACGCGAGTACTTCTACAATGATGAGATGGCACAGGTTTGGGTGATCCACCACCTTCAGATCATCGGGGAAGCCGTAAGGGGGATTTCATCAGAATTCAGGACCGAAAACCCGGGAATCCCCTGGACGGACATCATCGGAATGAGGAACGTCCTTATTCACCACTATTTTGGGATCGACCGCGATGCGGTCTGGAATGTGATAGAACACGATCTGTTGGAACTGAAAAGCCAGATCCTGTCCAGGGTCGGGGAGTAG
- the rimI gene encoding ribosomal protein S18-alanine N-acetyltransferase, whose amino-acid sequence MMPLQLIIRRAQPADISQVVAVERMAFADPWDEKTLQESLAYYPETFFVARNNGDVAGFVAGGVEDTGEEVYGHIMNLAVAPGYRRRGIGRNLVRRLEREYVVLGASAVQLEVRVTNTGAQDFYRRLGYREVFQVAAYYANEEDALVMMKWFRF is encoded by the coding sequence ATGATGCCGCTCCAACTCATCATTCGCCGGGCACAGCCCGCAGATATTTCGCAGGTAGTTGCCGTCGAGAGAATGGCCTTCGCCGACCCCTGGGACGAGAAGACGCTCCAGGAATCCCTTGCCTACTACCCGGAGACGTTCTTCGTGGCCAGGAACAACGGTGACGTGGCCGGCTTCGTCGCCGGGGGCGTTGAAGACACCGGGGAAGAGGTGTACGGGCATATCATGAACCTCGCGGTCGCCCCCGGATACCGGCGCCGGGGGATCGGGCGGAATCTCGTCCGCCGCCTGGAGCGGGAGTATGTTGTTTTAGGCGCGAGCGCTGTCCAGCTCGAGGTCCGCGTAACGAACACCGGGGCGCAGGACTTCTACCGCCGTCTCGGCTACCGGGAGGTCTTCCAGGTCGCCGCATACTACGCGAACGAGGAGGATGCTCTGGTCATGATGAAGTGGTTCAGGTTTTAG
- a CDS encoding DUF1015 domain-containing protein: MVQIYSFAAVRPGQPYSEKIPSVPYDVVTAEEARECIEKNTMSFLRVSRPDAELPDLPPNDDRVYRRSREVFDGMLADGLMERDPEPGVYVYRAVQDGEEFVGLVCCVGTEDYENRTIRRHELTRYDKEEDRTRHIDVVGANTGLVFLLYRDSGEIFSHVRSLIDDVQPDGSTTTASGVLHEVYRIADEAVLARLESLFAAVPETYIADGHHRAKSAVNVAERRRSEGRFTEEAGKFMAVLFAHDRVRIHGYSRLVTDLGGYTLPGLIDALLTAGWTVRPYGKVDAAGYQIQPLAARDAPVHVMHFYLEGTWYEVSRPVADPADLIGSLDVSVLQKDVLEGMLGISDPRGDPRLHYMGGAKPLRELERLVDTGKYAFAVAMQPVPVETVLAIADMDGVMPPKSTWFEPKLLSGLVVHTID, translated from the coding sequence ATGGTTCAGATCTATAGTTTCGCGGCGGTCCGTCCGGGGCAGCCGTACTCCGAAAAGATTCCCTCCGTGCCCTACGATGTGGTGACGGCGGAAGAGGCCCGGGAGTGCATCGAGAAGAACACCATGAGTTTCCTGCGGGTCAGCAGGCCGGATGCCGAACTCCCCGACCTCCCGCCGAACGACGACCGGGTCTACCGGCGGTCGCGGGAGGTCTTCGACGGGATGCTCGCGGACGGCCTGATGGAGCGTGACCCCGAGCCCGGGGTGTACGTCTACCGGGCAGTCCAGGACGGCGAGGAGTTCGTCGGGCTGGTCTGCTGCGTGGGAACAGAGGACTACGAGAACAGAACGATCCGGCGGCACGAACTCACCCGGTACGACAAGGAGGAAGACCGGACCCGGCACATCGACGTCGTCGGCGCGAATACCGGGCTCGTCTTCCTGCTCTACCGCGACTCGGGCGAGATCTTCTCTCACGTCCGCTCCCTCATCGACGATGTGCAGCCCGACGGGAGCACAACGACCGCATCGGGCGTGCTCCACGAGGTCTACCGGATCGCCGACGAGGCCGTCCTCGCCCGCCTTGAGAGCCTCTTTGCAGCGGTGCCGGAAACCTACATCGCGGACGGGCACCACCGCGCCAAATCGGCGGTGAACGTGGCCGAGCGGCGGCGAAGCGAGGGGAGGTTCACCGAAGAGGCCGGGAAGTTCATGGCGGTCCTCTTCGCCCACGACCGCGTCCGCATCCACGGCTACAGCAGGCTTGTCACCGACCTCGGCGGCTACACCCTTCCGGGGCTCATCGATGCGCTCTTAACGGCGGGCTGGACCGTCCGCCCCTACGGGAAGGTCGATGCAGCGGGCTACCAGATCCAGCCGCTCGCGGCCCGGGATGCGCCGGTGCACGTCATGCACTTCTACCTGGAAGGAACCTGGTATGAGGTCTCCCGGCCGGTCGCGGACCCCGCCGACCTGATCGGGTCCCTCGACGTCTCGGTCCTCCAGAAAGACGTCCTTGAAGGGATGCTCGGGATCTCCGACCCGCGGGGCGATCCCCGGCTCCATTACATGGGCGGGGCAAAACCCCTCCGTGAACTCGAGCGGCTCGTGGACACCGGCAAATACGCCTTCGCGGTAGCGATGCAGCCGGTGCCGGTCGAGACGGTGCTCGCGATCGCCGATATGGACGGCGTTATGCCCCCGAAATCCACCTGGTTCGAGCCGAAACTCCTCTCGGGGCTCGTCGTCCACACCATCGACTGA
- the hisG gene encoding ATP phosphoribosyltransferase produces MITIALPKGSLEAQTLQLFKEADLEVRRTDRDYNPRINDSRIGKVKILRPQEIPLYVQMGYFDLGISGLDWVQESGADVVEVANLSYSKTGDGNVKIVVAVHRDEPIEDVAAIRPGSRVTTEYPRITERFFADLGVPVTLFPSYGASEAKVPDLMDVVVDLTETGSTLKKNGLKIVGQIMESHTALLANRESLYDPEKRREIEEITTLLLGVIEARHQVLLTMNVPSAALDRVIEVLPAMKKPTVGRLHGIDYFSIQTVVQKGLVNGLIPPLKAAGAEDILEIPIAKIVR; encoded by the coding sequence ATGATCACGATTGCGCTCCCGAAGGGGAGCCTTGAGGCGCAGACGCTCCAGCTCTTCAAGGAGGCAGATCTCGAGGTCAGGCGGACAGACCGCGATTACAACCCCCGGATCAACGATTCACGGATCGGGAAGGTGAAGATCCTCCGCCCGCAGGAGATCCCGCTCTACGTTCAGATGGGTTACTTCGATCTCGGGATATCGGGGCTCGACTGGGTGCAGGAGAGCGGTGCCGACGTCGTCGAGGTCGCAAATCTCTCCTACAGCAAGACAGGCGACGGGAACGTCAAGATCGTGGTCGCTGTCCACCGCGACGAGCCGATAGAAGATGTCGCCGCCATCCGCCCGGGCAGCCGGGTGACGACCGAGTACCCGCGGATCACGGAGCGATTCTTCGCGGACCTCGGGGTCCCGGTCACCCTCTTTCCCTCCTACGGGGCATCCGAAGCGAAGGTCCCCGACCTGATGGACGTCGTCGTCGACCTCACCGAAACCGGGAGCACGCTCAAGAAGAACGGGCTCAAGATCGTCGGGCAGATCATGGAGTCGCACACCGCGCTCCTCGCGAACCGTGAGTCCCTCTATGACCCGGAGAAGCGCCGCGAAATCGAGGAGATCACGACTCTCCTCCTCGGCGTGATCGAGGCGCGCCACCAGGTGCTCCTGACGATGAACGTGCCGTCGGCCGCGCTCGACCGCGTCATCGAGGTCCTCCCGGCGATGAAGAAGCCCACCGTCGGCAGGCTGCACGGCATCGACTACTTCAGCATCCAGACGGTGGTGCAGAAAGGGCTCGTCAACGGCCTCATCCCGCCGCTCAAGGCCGCGGGGGCTGAGGACATCCTCGAGATCCCGATTGCAAAAATAGTACGCTGA
- a CDS encoding FmdE family protein encodes MCNTIPPGTPGEAHDRFAEAAAFHGHVCPGLATGYRAAEVALARLRSGRSEDEELVTIAETDACGVDGIQVLTGCTAGKGNLLFKDHGKHAFTFINRNTGAAIRVVSNPSFNIDSLDPDLAPLRARVMQGLATDAEHAEFHERTRRIVEAIMKAPAEQLFIIREVDAEIPERARIFRSVPCAKCGEMTAESRVRVEDGKFVCYACSREYSRHL; translated from the coding sequence ATGTGTAATACCATTCCCCCCGGCACGCCGGGAGAAGCACATGACCGGTTCGCCGAAGCGGCCGCCTTTCACGGCCACGTCTGTCCCGGTCTCGCGACGGGCTACCGGGCGGCAGAGGTCGCCCTCGCGCGGCTCCGCTCCGGACGCTCGGAGGACGAGGAACTCGTCACCATCGCCGAGACCGACGCCTGCGGCGTCGATGGCATCCAGGTCCTGACGGGCTGCACCGCAGGAAAAGGAAACCTCCTCTTCAAGGATCACGGCAAGCACGCGTTTACGTTTATCAACCGCAACACCGGGGCCGCAATTCGCGTGGTGTCAAACCCGTCGTTCAACATCGACTCACTCGACCCCGACCTTGCGCCGCTCCGGGCGCGGGTGATGCAGGGGCTGGCGACCGATGCGGAGCACGCCGAGTTTCACGAGCGGACGAGGCGGATCGTCGAAGCCATCATGAAGGCGCCCGCCGAGCAGCTCTTCATCATCCGCGAGGTCGACGCCGAGATCCCCGAACGGGCCCGGATATTCCGGTCGGTGCCGTGCGCAAAATGCGGCGAAATGACCGCCGAGTCCCGCGTCAGGGTCGAAGACGGGAAGTTCGTCTGCTACGCCTGCTCGCGGGAGTATTCCCGGCACCTGTGA
- a CDS encoding DUF7287 family protein: MSLDFLAGFTIFMLALIMVVSMVPGLLASLESSGIDYDAVAYRTGVILVEDPGWPVYPPWEMKTEAYKDEIERMGLAVSKETPNILLSTKVNAFFNDSFFTEDDYRGKAIFGDIPYSYNFSLRSGGEVKQVGDTPPSGYGYIRRVVKIKEPGVANISYNSSFNETTLGPSEPRMFTVQLNFSQLLDQNISPAYRIDPRIEPVNVTITEFDRYLNRTEPSVTNAKLKSVAFLKKDPTNPNSGFSNIPFLYATLDPDLYTLRIDGTDIQHSLRPDAAVESNISLVLKPAAISLFTLDQNSILDIRFTFDDGNPQRTFMNGTFLYDYNNVTRPDMKPAALEVAIW, from the coding sequence ATGTCGCTTGACTTCCTCGCGGGATTCACGATCTTCATGCTCGCCCTGATCATGGTGGTGAGCATGGTGCCGGGGCTCCTCGCGAGCCTGGAGAGCAGCGGGATCGACTACGATGCGGTCGCCTACCGCACAGGGGTGATCCTGGTGGAGGATCCCGGCTGGCCGGTATACCCACCATGGGAGATGAAGACCGAGGCCTATAAGGACGAGATCGAGCGGATGGGGCTCGCGGTCTCGAAGGAGACCCCGAACATCCTCCTCTCGACGAAGGTTAACGCCTTCTTCAACGACTCGTTCTTCACAGAGGACGACTACCGCGGCAAGGCGATCTTCGGCGACATTCCCTACTCTTACAACTTTTCGCTCCGGAGCGGTGGCGAAGTCAAGCAGGTCGGCGACACACCCCCTTCCGGCTACGGCTACATCCGCCGGGTGGTGAAGATCAAGGAGCCGGGGGTGGCGAATATCAGTTACAACAGCAGTTTCAACGAGACCACGCTCGGCCCTTCGGAACCACGGATGTTCACCGTCCAGCTCAACTTCAGCCAGCTGCTTGACCAGAACATCAGCCCGGCCTACCGGATCGACCCGAGGATCGAACCGGTGAACGTCACGATCACGGAATTCGACAGGTACCTGAACAGGACCGAACCCTCGGTCACGAACGCAAAGCTCAAGAGCGTGGCATTTTTGAAGAAGGATCCGACGAATCCTAACTCGGGGTTCAGCAATATTCCGTTCTTGTATGCTACACTCGATCCCGATCTCTACACCCTGCGCATCGACGGCACCGACATCCAGCACTCGCTCAGACCAGATGCCGCTGTCGAATCCAACATCTCTCTGGTGCTGAAACCGGCGGCCATCTCGCTCTTCACCCTGGACCAGAACAGCATTCTGGATATCCGGTTCACCTTCGATGACGGCAACCCACAGAGAACCTTCATGAACGGCACGTTCCTGTATGACTACAATAACGTCACCCGTCCCGACATGAAGCCCGCTGCCCTGGAGGTGGCGATATGGTGA
- a CDS encoding DUF7288 family protein, giving the protein MVNDGGQLYTMEGVAAGVIMLLTAYIVISTTSVYTPGDTHIPDMQLEQLGSDVLAMMDTPDADGSESQLTTLVQGGVPDGEILREQFLDYCKMRAGSDDNDLRAQVYLSYRTTSGSVNTTPLSLLDPEFTGRENTVRVTRWVHLNENPPGNPPGIPSDIGPFRPRTVLLEVLLWRA; this is encoded by the coding sequence ATGGTGAACGATGGAGGACAACTCTACACGATGGAGGGGGTCGCGGCCGGGGTCATCATGCTCCTCACCGCGTACATCGTCATCAGCACGACGAGCGTCTACACCCCAGGAGATACCCACATCCCGGACATGCAGCTTGAGCAGCTCGGGAGCGACGTGCTCGCGATGATGGATACGCCGGATGCGGATGGGAGCGAGAGTCAGCTCACCACGCTCGTCCAGGGGGGAGTCCCCGACGGCGAGATACTCAGGGAACAGTTCCTCGACTACTGTAAAATGCGAGCGGGAAGCGACGACAACGACCTCAGGGCCCAGGTCTACCTTTCCTACAGGACAACGAGCGGCAGCGTAAACACAACGCCTCTCTCTTTACTGGACCCGGAGTTCACCGGGCGTGAGAACACGGTGCGGGTGACCCGGTGGGTGCACCTGAATGAGAACCCCCCTGGGAATCCCCCCGGAATTCCTTCGGATATAGGGCCTTTCCGCCCCCGGACAGTTCTCCTGGAGGTGCTGCTATGGCGTGCATGA
- a CDS encoding DUF7289 family protein has protein sequence MKINEKAVSEAIGFILILGIVITGIGLVTLYGYPVLVKEQSNTDVRNMERTMIVIQNDMKSLCFKNVPYKETALQVSGGTFEVINASDYGGYINVTNGTTLFQENYTVGALTYRSDQGTGVITLENGAVMIRQEWAAGSAMLAEPRWFYDDELSERTFVIYIMNITTDTYMAKSGMTTVRMSLESSETQSVPVPGGNVTVKYTSGSSGDYSTAWENYLTGSSVGMQKTAPDNYKRNDVDKLVIKEYRIKIHDI, from the coding sequence GTGAAGATAAATGAGAAGGCGGTATCAGAGGCGATCGGGTTCATCCTGATCCTCGGGATCGTCATCACCGGCATCGGGCTGGTTACGCTCTACGGCTACCCGGTGCTCGTCAAGGAGCAGAGCAACACCGACGTAAGGAACATGGAACGGACAATGATCGTCATTCAGAACGACATGAAGAGCCTCTGCTTCAAGAACGTGCCCTACAAGGAGACGGCGCTCCAGGTGAGCGGCGGGACGTTCGAGGTGATCAACGCCAGCGATTACGGCGGCTACATCAACGTCACGAACGGCACCACCCTGTTTCAGGAGAACTACACCGTAGGTGCACTGACCTACCGCTCCGACCAGGGCACCGGGGTGATCACCCTCGAGAACGGTGCGGTGATGATACGCCAGGAGTGGGCGGCGGGGTCGGCGATGCTTGCCGAACCGCGGTGGTTCTATGACGACGAACTGAGCGAAAGAACGTTCGTCATCTACATCATGAACATCACCACCGACACGTATATGGCGAAGTCCGGGATGACGACGGTGAGGATGAGCCTGGAGAGTTCGGAGACGCAGTCGGTACCTGTTCCCGGAGGCAACGTGACGGTAAAGTATACGAGCGGTTCGTCGGGCGACTACTCGACGGCGTGGGAGAATTACCTGACCGGCAGCTCGGTCGGGATGCAGAAGACCGCGCCCGACAACTACAAACGGAACGACGTCGACAAACTCGTCATAAAAGAGTACAGGATCAAGATTCACGACATCTAA
- the eif1A gene encoding translation initiation factor eIF-1A: protein MTDPTKRKPGSNGGEAGDEVIRVRLPNKRNREMFGSAELMLGANHIRIRCFDGVTRTGRIKGKIKKKVWIREGDVLVIVPWSFQDEKCDIVYRYTKPQVEWLRKNRYL from the coding sequence CTGACAGATCCTACGAAGCGCAAACCCGGGTCCAATGGAGGGGAAGCGGGGGATGAAGTTATCCGTGTGCGCCTGCCGAACAAGAGGAACCGCGAGATGTTCGGGAGCGCCGAACTGATGCTCGGGGCAAACCACATCCGGATCCGCTGCTTTGACGGGGTGACGCGCACCGGGCGGATCAAGGGCAAGATCAAGAAGAAAGTCTGGATCCGGGAGGGAGACGTCCTGGTGATCGTCCCCTGGAGTTTCCAGGACGAGAAGTGCGATATCGTCTACCGATACACGAAACCTCAGGTGGAGTGGCTCCGGAAGAACCGGTACCTCTGA